The DNA region AGCGCCGCACCGCGGCGCTTCAGCTCCCTCACCGCGCCGGCGATCTCGGCGGCTGCGGCGCGATCCGCGGCACGGCCCGGCGCCGGCGCCACGCCGGCGAGGAACCGGACCGACGGGCCGATGAAGACGACCTTGAAGTCCGGCGCCACGCCCTGCGCCCGCAGCCCGTCGTGCGAGCCTGCGATGAGCTTCAGGTACATGGCGAGCTTCGGCCCGTCGGCGAGATCGACGAGGAACAGGCCCTTTCCGCTGGTGACGCCGCGGAGCGCGTCGGCGTTTCCCGGCGCGGCGGAGGCGCGCGCGGTGAGCGGCGCCCCGGCGGCGAGCGCCAGCAGCGCGGCGAGGGCGAGGAGGGGGAGGGGGCGGTGCGCGGTCATCGGTGTGGATCCTCGGGGGTGGGCCCGCGGTCCCGCGCGCCACCGCGGCGGGGGAGGGCGGACCGGTTGGGTCGCTGTATAGACAGATCTGTCTACCGCGTCCAGCCTGGATCCGTGCGACTGGCCCGCCTGGGCGGGTGAAACCGCGCGACAGATGGGTATACTGCGCGCGCCCCCGGCCCGGAGCGAGCCATGTCCCCGCGCGAGAAGCTGGTCGAGACCGCCGCAGCGCTGTTCTACCGGTACGGCTGCCACGCCGTGGGGATCGACACGGTCCTCGCCGAGGCAGGCGTGGCCAAGATGACCCTCTACCGGCACTTCCGCTCGAAGGACGAGCTGGTGCTCGCAGCGCTGCGCCGGATGGACGAGCGGTTCCGCAACGCGTTCATGGCCGCGGTGGAGCGGGCGTCGGACACGCCGGCGGGCCGGCTCGACGCGCTCTTCGACGTGGTGCGCGACTGGGTTCGCGGGAAGGACTTCTACGGCTGCCCGTTCATCAACGTCACGGCCGAGTTCGCCGCGCACGACGACCCGGTCCACGTCGCGGCGGCCGAGCACAAGCGGCTCGCGCTCGAGTACATCGAGCGGCTCGCCGCCGAGGCGGGCGCCGCCGACGCGCGCGGGCTGGCCCGGGCGCTGAAGGTGCTCCTGGAGGGCTGCACGGTGCTCGCGCAGGTCACCGGCCAACCCGGGTTCGTGGACGACGCGCAGCAGGCCGCCCGACTCGTGCTCCGGGAGGGGCTCCGGGGCGCCGTGCCCGCGCGCGCGCCGCGCCGGCTGCGCCGCGCGCGGGCGTGAGCCCCTCCCCGCTCGCTCGTTCGTTTCCCGACCCAGAGTCGTTGATCGCGGGGGGTGCGAGATCGTCCAGGTCGCGGACCTTCTCGCGGAAGCTCGCGATCTCACGGGTCCGGCGGACGGCCCCGGGTCCGCCGATCGAACGGCCGCCGGCGTTCCAAATTACTCTGGGTCGGGATCAGAGGACGAGGTGGCGCAGGGCGGCGCGGGCGGCGTGCCAGCCGCACATGCCGTGGACGCCGCCGCCGGGTGGGGTGGACGCGGAGCAGAGGTAGAGCCCGGGCACGGGGGTGGACCACGGGTGGGCGGACAGCACGGGCCGGGCGACGAGCTGGGCGAGCGACGCCTCCCCGGCGCCCACGTCGCCGCCGACCAGGTTCGCGTCGTCCTGCTCCAGCGCCGCGGGGCCGCGCACGGCGCGGGCCAGCACGAGCTCGCGGAACCCGGGCGCGAAGCGCTCCACCTGCGCCTCCACCGCGGCGGTGAGGTCGCCCTCGAACCCGCGCGGCGCGTGGCAGTACGCCCACGCCACGTGGCGCCCGGGCGGCGCGCGCGACGGGTCGAAGCGCGTGGGCTGCGCGAGGAGCACGTACGGCCGCGCCGGCACCTCGCCCCGCTCCACCGCCGCCTCCGAGGCGGCGATCTCCTCCAGCTCGCCGCCGAGGTGCACCGTCCCGGCGCCGGCGCACTCCGGCGCCCGCCACGGGATGGGGCCGGCGAGCGCCCAGTCGAGCTTGAACGCGCCGGGGCCGTAGCGGAACGCGGCGAGGCGCCGGGCGTAGCGCGCCGGGAGCCGGGCGCCGGCGACGCGCAGCACCTGCCTCGGCGTGAGGTCGAGCAGCACCGCGCGCGCCGGCGGGAGCTCCTCGAGCCGGCGCACCTCGGCCGAGGTCACGAGCTCGCCCCCGTGCGCCCGGAGCTCCGCCGCGAGCGCGGCCGCGATCGCGCCGGCGCCGCCCTCCGGGAACGGCCAGCCCACGCCGTGCCCGGCCGCGCCGAGCACCAGCGCGAACGCGGCGCTGGCGGCGGCCTCGAGCGGCCGGTTCGCGTGCGCGGCGAGGCCGGCGAGGAGCGCCCGCGCGCGCGGTCCGCGGAAGCGGGCCCGGGCGAGGCGCGCGGCCGGGAGCAGCGCGGGCACGCCGAAGCGCGCGAGGAGCAGCGGCCGCCGCGGGCGGTGCAGCACCGGCCCGAGCACCTCCTCGAGGAGCGCCGGGAGCTCCCGCGCGAGCGGCGCGAACAGGGCCCGCCAGGCGCGGGCGTCCGCGCCGAGCGTCGCGTCGGTGGCCTCGAACCCGGGGCCGAGCAGCGCGGCGGTGCCGTCGTCGAACGGGTGCGCGACGGCGGCGGGCGCCGAGATCCAGCGCAGCCCGTGCGCCGCGAGCGGCAGGGTGCGGAGGAACGGTGAGGCGACGGCGAGCGGGTGGACGGCCGAGCAGTGGTCGTGCAGGAAGCCGGGGAGGGTGAGCGGCAACGTCCGCGCGCCGCCCCCGGCGGTCGCCGCGGCCTCGCGCACGAGCACCCGCAGGCCGGCGCGCGCCAGCGCCACCGCGGCCGAGAGGCCGTTCGGCCCCGAGCCGACCACCACCGCGTCCGGCGTGCGCACCGCCCCCTCCTAGCGGCCCCGCCCCGCCGGCGCAGCGCACCCGGCGCCGCACCGGACGGCGGCGCGGCGCCGCACGCCGGGTCCCCCGCCGGGAGCGGCCCGTTTCGACTACACTCCGGCGCCCGAGATCCTTTTCCCGCCTCGCGCGTTCCCCCGGCGAGGCCCAGGCGACGCGCGTGCCGGACGAGAGCGACGAACGGCTGATGCTCCGGTTCCGGGACGGCGACGCCCGGGCGTTCGAGGCCCTCGTGCGCCGCCACCGGACGCCGATCTTCTCCTTCCTGCTGCGCCTGACCCGCGACCGCGGCCGGGCCGAGGACCTGTGCCAGGAGGCGTTCCTGCGCGTGGTGAAGGCCTCCGGCGCCTGGGAGCCGCGCGCGCGCTTCCGCACCTGGCTGTACGCGATGGCCCGCAACCTGGCGGTGGACGAGTCGCGGCGCATGGCGTTCCGCCGCGCCAGCTCGCTCGAGGCCGACCCCGCCGCCTCGGCCCTCGCCGCGGACGGTCCGGCGCCGGACCGCGCGGCCGACGCGGCGCTCGTCCGTCCGCTCCTCGAGGCGGCGCTCGCCGCGCTGCCGGACGAGCAGCGCGAGGTGTTCCTGCTGCGCGAGCACGCCGGGCTCCGGTTCCCGGAGATCGCCGAGGTCACCGGCGCGCCGGAGCCGACCGTGAAGAGCCGGATGCGCTACGCGCTCGAGGCGCTGCGCGAGCGGCTCGCCGCGATGGGCGTGGAGCCGGACTCGCCCGCGGGCGCCCCCGCCTCGACCCGGAGCGCGGCACCATGAGCGACGAACGCTTCCACGAGCGCCTCGGGGCGCGGCTGCACGACGCGATCCTGGAGCACGCCTACGGCGAGCTTCCGGGCGGCGAGGCGCGCGCGCTGGAGCGGCACCTGGAGGCGTGCGAGACCTGCCGCGCCGAGCTCGCGCGCATCCGCGGGACCCGCGCGCTCATGTCGGGCCTGGAGGACGCGCCGGCGCCCGAGCGCGGCGAGGCGGTGCTCCTCGCGGCGGCGCGCGAGGCCGCCGGGGCGCGGGCGAGGCGCCGGCGACTGCCGACGTGGACGTGGACCTGGGGCGCCGCGCTCTCCGCGGCGGCGCTCCTCGCGGTGGGGGCGGTCTCGTACCGGCTGCTCGCGCTCCACCCCGGCCCCGCGCTCCGCGACGACCCCGAGGCCCTGCTCGGCCGCGCCCCGGCTCCCGCC from Anaeromyxobacter dehalogenans 2CP-C includes:
- a CDS encoding DsrE family protein, giving the protein MTAHRPLPLLALAALLALAAGAPLTARASAAPGNADALRGVTSGKGLFLVDLADGPKLAMYLKLIAGSHDGLRAQGVAPDFKVVFIGPSVRFLAGVAPAPGRAADRAAAAEIAGAVRELKRRGAALEVCAIATKVFEVEDARLLPELTVVADGFVSLIGYQAQGYHLVPIY
- a CDS encoding TetR/AcrR family transcriptional regulator, with protein sequence MSPREKLVETAAALFYRYGCHAVGIDTVLAEAGVAKMTLYRHFRSKDELVLAALRRMDERFRNAFMAAVERASDTPAGRLDALFDVVRDWVRGKDFYGCPFINVTAEFAAHDDPVHVAAAEHKRLALEYIERLAAEAGAADARGLARALKVLLEGCTVLAQVTGQPGFVDDAQQAARLVLREGLRGAVPARAPRRLRRARA
- a CDS encoding phytoene desaturase family protein, with product MRTPDAVVVGSGPNGLSAAVALARAGLRVLVREAAATAGGGARTLPLTLPGFLHDHCSAVHPLAVASPFLRTLPLAAHGLRWISAPAAVAHPFDDGTAALLGPGFEATDATLGADARAWRALFAPLARELPALLEEVLGPVLHRPRRPLLLARFGVPALLPAARLARARFRGPRARALLAGLAAHANRPLEAAASAAFALVLGAAGHGVGWPFPEGGAGAIAAALAAELRAHGGELVTSAEVRRLEELPPARAVLLDLTPRQVLRVAGARLPARYARRLAAFRYGPGAFKLDWALAGPIPWRAPECAGAGTVHLGGELEEIAASEAAVERGEVPARPYVLLAQPTRFDPSRAPPGRHVAWAYCHAPRGFEGDLTAAVEAQVERFAPGFRELVLARAVRGPAALEQDDANLVGGDVGAGEASLAQLVARPVLSAHPWSTPVPGLYLCSASTPPGGGVHGMCGWHAARAALRHLVL
- a CDS encoding RNA polymerase sigma factor, which produces MPDESDERLMLRFRDGDARAFEALVRRHRTPIFSFLLRLTRDRGRAEDLCQEAFLRVVKASGAWEPRARFRTWLYAMARNLAVDESRRMAFRRASSLEADPAASALAADGPAPDRAADAALVRPLLEAALAALPDEQREVFLLREHAGLRFPEIAEVTGAPEPTVKSRMRYALEALRERLAAMGVEPDSPAGAPASTRSAAP